One Trichoderma asperellum chromosome 5, complete sequence genomic region harbors:
- a CDS encoding uncharacterized protein (EggNog:ENOG41), giving the protein MEKALSLVKAAESPDNEELTSIYLRFASWYIQLQQPERAVTHYEQALEVSPDNQDALSGILTIRIDSGPEGKTHAFIIAMNEPNSKEPGLSRLASTLLSQADDYGYGSPLRSTCGFRSMSDKTDENDYWAAYTLSKCLWASGDDLNALTAWSLLEPVETDLVTKAFMLEGGPQQSLIDELTEFVKAKCPLGATQLERIKTVQEDLQTRMATFSQEAGESDNSEAKEDIQKALNVLKSALAPNEGLTNGASGDASMIPLDSKDIAKKFEFTCDRTCGTVWDFDHALNPCKYCWDLGFCDDCLSLLKDNKLKKMICSPDHEWLAIPKYSPRANMAAREGTVHVRGELVNGVRVGGETVTVKEWISSLKEDWGL; this is encoded by the coding sequence ATGGAAAAGGCGCTCAGTTTAGTCAAGGCAGCCGAGTCGCCGGACAACGAGGAATTGACGAGCATTTATCTGCGCTTTGCCAGTTGGTATATCCAACTACAGCAGCCGGAACGGGCTGTGACGCATTATGAGCAGGCTTTGGAAGTCAGCCCAGATAACCAAGACGCCCTCAGTGGCATCCTGACCATTCGGATTGACTCCGGTCCTGAGGGAAAGACCCATGCCTTTATAATTGCTATGAACGAACCTAACTCTAAAGAGCCAGGCCTCTCTCGGCTCGCTTCAACGCTACTCAGCCAGGCAGATGATTACGGTTACGGCAGCCCACTGCGTAGTACGTGCGGATTTCGATCGATGTCAGACAAAACCGATGAGAATGATTATTGGGCCGCCTATACCTTGTCAAAATGTTTGTGGGCCAGCGGAGACGATCTAAACGCATTAACAGCGTGGTCCTTACTTGAGCCTGTAGAGACGGACCTTGTGACGAAAGCATTCATGCTCGAAGGAGGACCTCAGCAATCGCTTATAGATGAGCTTACTGAGTTTGTCAAAGCAAAATGTCCACTTGGAGCCACACAGCTCGAGCGAATCAAAACAGTTCAGGAAGATCTACAGACACGGATGGCTACATTTAGTCAAGAAGCCGGTGAATCAGACAATTCAGAGGCAAAAGAAGACATTCAGAAGGCACTAAATGTGCTAAAATCAGCCTTGGCGCCAAACGAAGGCCTAACGAATGGTGCTTCTGGAGACGCGTCTATGATACCTTTGGACAGTAAGGATATCGCAAAGAAATTTGAGTTTACTTGCGACCGCACATGTGGCACGGTGTGGGACTTTGATCACGCATTAAATCCGTGCAAGTACTGCTGGGACTTGGGGTTCTGCGATGATTGTCTCTCATTATTGAAGGATAATAAACTGAAGAAAATGATATGCAGTCCTGACCATGAATGGCTGGCGATCCCCAAGTACAGCCCGAGAGCTAACATGGCAGCACGAGAGGGCACCGTCCACGTACGCGGAGAATTAGTCAACGGTGTTCGTGTGGGAGGTGAGACTGTAACAGTGAAGGAATGGATAAGTTCATTGAAGGAAGACTGGGGGTTGTGA
- a CDS encoding uncharacterized protein (EggNog:ENOG41), whose protein sequence is MYDAHLAIVKHALHYLTSAPDVRTKPIGDYLARKLPAQLDKLSQADGYDEILSSDKKEIGDGLFSLLVSGEVIERHWESLKYILWFGEDSQVEILRKWLQDPGAIGHLGRLDKDWLKSVSASQRPNRELLIPLMKKIVSHWLQDRTWGSKDCFGALRRFLTLDPLEGESENEMTVSKE, encoded by the exons ATGTATGATGCTCATCTTGCTATAGTCAAGCACGCCTTACACTATCTCACATCCGCCCCAGATGTCAGGACAAAACCTATTGGAGATTATCTTGCAAGAAAGCTTCCAGCTCAACTGGATAAGCTGAGCCAAGCAGACGGTTACGATGAAATTCTTTCATCtgataaaaaagaaattgggGATGggctattttctcttttagtCTCTGGAGAAGTCATAGAAAGACACTGGGAATCTCTCAAATATATTCTTTGGTTTGGCGAGGATAGCCAAGTTGAGATTTTGCGAAAATGGCTGCAGGATCCAGGCGCAATCGGCCATCTTGGTAGACTTGACAAAGATTGGCTCAAAAGTGTAAGCGCAAGCCAGCGACCAAATCGAGAACTTCTCATTccattgatgaagaagatcgTGTCCCATTGGCTACAAGACCGTACATGGGGTTCCAAAGATTGCTTCGGTGCTCTGCGCCGGTTTTTAACGCTG GACCCACTAGAGGGTGAATCAGAAAACGAAATGACTGTTTCGAAAGAGTGA
- a CDS encoding uncharacterized protein (EggNog:ENOG41~TransMembrane:1 (o211-232i)), whose amino-acid sequence MGTRKGCYQCNKRRIVCDMGEPRCLKCTNKGLECSGNGLRYRFNNGIASRGKLRGLSNPIDQACPPSTTNRSSPRKQSRKDTIIAPKSCRASKGVIHRSISDNKYEVGVLPCLESIDSNTRLLLDYFSINMAPGMVVLDSKNNGYRNLILPFAVQDKLVRQAVMSIAGLQFARTCPEMHPAAELSRAQVIKQLMQSSISSAPEQVFNISSWMTVLVLLIGELALGGDHYSYLLRMMRSIKDHGVVDPNPELVRFLTLETNMISYLARPFVDDSSDVENMESERSLRSLLMESQGPKYNNADREILNIVTEAAQVCYEICKDCNSPQRRERNSNLQHLKRLVSRVLPCTAGGNSMVWVYFIGAADSESFEDQSFFIGCLIDIYKYTGWENIARGISMLEQIWQRPPGRSWRYILPQLSTAFVM is encoded by the exons ATGGGCACCCGTAAAGGCTGCTATCAGTGCAACAAGCGCCGGATTGTCTGCGACATGGGTGAGCCACGGTGCTTGAAATGTACTAACAAGGGACTCGAGTGCTCCGGAAACGGCCTACGTTACCGCTTCAATAATGGCATCGCATCGCGGGGAAAGCTTAGGGGTCTTTCCAACCCGATAGATCAAGCCTGTCCGCCGTCCACTACAAACCGATCGTCTCCAAGAAAACAATCTCGAAAAGATACGATAATCGCTCCAAAGTCCTGCCGCGCCTCAAAGGGCGTGATTCACCGCTCTATCTCAGATAACAAATATGAAGTAGGCGTACTTCCATGCTTAGAGTCAATAGACAGCAACACTCGATTATTGTTAGACTATT TTTCCATAAATATGGCACCGGGCATGGTGGTGCTGGATAGCAAGAATAACGGTTACCGTAATCttattcttccttttgcGGTACAAGATAAGCTGGTTAGGCAAGCAGTAATGAGCATTGCTGGCCTCCAGTTCGCTCGCACCTGCCCTGAAATGCATCCCGCGGCGGAGCTTAGTCGCGCCCAAGTCATCAAACAGTTGATGCAATCTTCAATATCTTCAGCTCCAGAGCAAGTATTCAACATCTCATCTTGGATGACTGTACTTGTACTCCTTATTGGAGAACTAGCTCTCGGCGGGGATCATTACTCGTATCTCCTGCGAATGATGCGTTCTATTAAAGACCATGGAGTAGTTGATCCCAACCCGGAACTGGTGCGCTTCTTGACCCTAGAAACAAATAT GATTTCATACCTTGCCCGGCCTTTTGTTGACGATTCAAGCGATGTGGAAAACATGGAGTCTGAGAGGAGCTTACGAAGCTTGCTTATGGAATCCCAAGGTCCTAAATACAACAACGCCGATCGGGAGATACTCAACATCGTCACAGAAGCAGCCCAAGTCTGTTACGAAATTTGCAAAGACTGTAACTCACCACAGCGACGAGAGAGGAATTCAAACCTGCAGCATCTAAAAAGACTTGTATCCCGAGTCCTCCCGTGTACTGCTGGTGGCAATTCAATGGTATGGGTATATTTCATTGGAGCAGCGGATAGCGAAAGCTTTGAGGATCAGAGCTTTTTCATTGGCTGTCTCATTGACATCTACAAATATACAGGGTGGGAAAATATAGCGAGGGGAATTTCCATGCTGGAACAAATCTGGCAGCGCCCACCCGGACGCTCATGGCGCTATATTTTACCTCAGTTGTCCACAGCTTTCGTCATGTAG
- a CDS encoding uncharacterized protein (TransMembrane:8 (i56-78o84-108i129-153o173-192i204-223o283-306i333-352o394-420i)) codes for MKSPADNVLFRSSMEREAVHVQTQDAEILEEKEALATLGLKQQVSRDIGPLETICIGWNICNSWAGVAGTLALTIALGGSVTPIYGAIVCFVMVGCSGLTMAELVSIYPTAGGQYHWTSILSPAKCSRILSYACGFANIFAWIAGTSGVAILITQAILAMVIFHQPDYVPEDWHYFLVFQGVNILACIHNIFTFKRTLWINDASFVLTLSGFFIIFVTCLARASPKQPSELVWTNFINDSGWPDGISFLTGLISPNYMYAGLDGAIHLCEECQNPQSVVPKAILSTISIGFVTSFVFTVSMIYCIVDFDAVINTPTGFPIYEIWHQATRSGTAATVFMAILLVAAFVALSAIQQTASRLTWSFARDNALIGSKFVCRIHPELGVPVWGLLVNNAVVFIIGCIYLGSSTAFNAFIGTGLILQQLSDYLNSTVRWAG; via the exons ATGAAATCTCCTGCTGACAACGTATTATTCCGCTCGTCGATGGAGCGAGAGGCAGTCCATG TGCAAACTCAAGATGCTGAGATtcttgaagaaaaggaagctcTTGCAACCCTTGGATTGAAACAACAGGTGTCCCGAGATATTGGACCACTGGAAACTATCTGCATTGGCTGGAACATCTGTAATAGTTGGGCCGGAGTCGCTGGAACTCTGGCCTTGACTATTGCATTGGGCGGCTCGGTAACTCCCATATATGGAGCTATCGTTTGCTTCGTCATGGTTGGCTGCAGCGGCTTAACAATGGCTGAGCTAGTTTCTATATATCCAACAGCGGGTGGCCA ATACCATTGGACATCTATCCTGAGCCCAGCTAAATGTTCACGCATCTTG AGTTACGCTTGTGGATTTGCCAATATTTTTGCGTGGATCGCGGGCACATCTGGCGTCGCGATTCTCATAACCCAAGCTATTCTAGCCATGGTCATCTTCCACCAACCAGATTACGTACCTGAGGATTGGCATTACTTTCTCGTCTTCCAAGGCGTGAACATTTTGGCCTGCATTCataatatatttaccttCAAACGAACGCTGTGGATCAATGATGCGTCCT TTGTCCTCACGTTGTCAGGGTTTTTCATCATTTTTGTTACCTGTCTGGCCCGTGCTTCGCCAAAACAACCAAGTGAGCTAGTTTGGACCAACTTTATTAATGACAGTGGTTGGCCGGATGGCATCAGCTTTTTGACTGGGCTCATATCCCCCAATTACATGTATGCTGGTTTGGATGGAGCCATTCATCTTTGCGAAGAGTGCCAGAATCCCCAGAGTGTTGTGCCCAAAGCGATTTTGAGCACTATTTCGATTGGTTTCGTCACCAGTTTTGTTTTTACAGTGTCCATGATATACTGTATTGTCGATTTCGATGCCGTTATCAATACTCCAACGGG CTTCCCCATCTATGAGATTTGGCACCAGGCCACTAGATCAGGGACTGCGGCTACCGTATTCATGGCGATCTTGCTCGTGGCTGCTTTCGTTGCTCTGAGTGCCATCCAGCAAACAGCATCAAGACTAACTTGGTCCTTTGCTAGAGACAATGCTCTCATCGGCTCCAAATTTGTGTGCCGCATTCATCCGGAGCTGGGCGTCCCGGTCTGGGGACTACTTGTGAATAATGCTGTCGTCTTCATTATTGGGTGCATATATCTCGGCTCCTCAACGGCTTTCAATGCATTCATCGGCACGGGACTTATCCTTCAGCAATTGTC CGATTATTTAAACTCTACGGTCCGTTGGGCTGGATAG
- a CDS encoding uncharacterized protein (EggNog:ENOG41), producing the protein MTFTREGFQWTSTTGLQQGLPCEAVIQPPEIIEKPRQVFDVLIIGAGYTGLTAVRDLTTAGFKTLMLESRDRVGGRTWTSHVDGYPFEMGGTWVHWFQPHVYRELSRYGMKSELVHCPDYSKKKNHFTFVTKHGRRDMSHEEEQELMARALGKFVDIDGNRGKTVMPFPFNSGWNKVILKFAHMSVADRVEQIKHQLSEEERHAIEAVVLVCSGGTRENSAFLDFLRWWAASNHDYETFMDSVMVFKLKCGQSAFALKFLHESLQTGNLSYSFNTVVSHVDSSGDSAEVRTNDGRQFFAKRIISTIPLNVLTKVHFNPPLDPSKVEASTLKHVNQCVKVHAEVKDPEMRSWSGITYPNNKLLLGAGDGTTPSGNTHIVFFGCEQNHLQPDENVEETLQAIKEFTPMDVERLVFHNWSKDEFAEGAWVWYRPGMEVKYLDALRRRQGGVLFANSDWAEGGWRSFIDGAIQSGTEAALIIKDELQPKKLNSRI; encoded by the exons ATGACTTTCACTCGTGAGGGTTTCCAGTGGACCTCTACAACTGGTCTTCAACAGGGTTTGCCTTGTGAAGCCGTCATTCAGCCACCAGAGATAATCGAAAAGCCTCGTCAAGTCTTTGATGTGTTAATCATTGGGGCGGGATATACAGGTCTTACCGCTGTAAGAGATCTCACTACTGCGG GCTTTAAAACTCTGATGCTGGAAAGCCGAGATCGGGTTGGTGGCAGAACATGGACATCACACGTTGATGGTTACCCATTTGAGATGGGTGGAACATGGGTTCATTGGTTTCAACCACATGTATATCGTGAGTTGTCACGTTATGGCATGAAATCAGAACTGGTGCACTGCCCGGATTATTctaagaaaaagaaccacTTTACATTCGTCACGAAGCATGGCCGTAGAGACATGAGCCACGAGGAAGAG CAAGAGCTCATGGCTAGAGCACTCGGCAAGTTTGTGGATATAGATGGAAATCGTGGGAAGACTGTGATGCCATTCCCATTCAACTCAGGCTGGAACAAGGTCATTCTCAAGTTCGCACACATGTCCGTGGCTGACCGTGTGGAGCAAATCAAACATCAGCTCTCAGAAGAGGAGCGCCATGCAATCGAAGCCGTCGTTTTGGTATGCAGCGGCGGCACGCGAGAGAATTCTGCATTTTTGGACTTCCTCCGCTGGTGGGCAGCCAGCAATCATGACTATGAAACTTTCATGGACTCAGTCATGGTATTCAAACTCAAATGCGGGCAATCAGCGTTTGCGTTGAAATTCTTGCATGAATCTTTGCAAACAGGGAACCTGTCGTATTCCTTCAATACTGTTGTGTCTCATGTAGACTCATCAGGTGACAGTGCAGAGGTGCGCACCAACGATGGGCGACAGTTTTTCGCCAAACGGATCATAAGCACAATTCCGCTAAATGTACTAACTAAAGTTCATTTCAACCCACCGCTTGATCCTTCGAAGGTGGAAGCTTCCACACTCAAACATGTCAACCAATGTGTGAAAGTGCACGCTGAGGTTAAGGACCCTGAAATGCGGTCTTGGAGTGGCATCACGTATCCTAACAATAAGCTTTTGCTTGGTGCAGGTGATGGCACTACTCCCTCAGGGAACACGCATATTGTGTTCTTCGGCTGTGAACAGAATCACTTGCAGCCTGACGAAAATGTCGAAGAAACTCTGCAAGCTATCAAGGAGTTTACTCCTATGGATGTAGAGAGATTA GTGTTCCATAATTGGTCCAAAGATGAGTTTGCTGAAGGAGCATG GGTTTGGTATCGCCCGGGTATGGAGGTCAAGTATCTTGACGCATTGAGAAGGCGACAAGGGGGGGTATTGTTTGCAAACTCTGACTGGGCGGAAGGAGGATGGCGTAGTTTTATCGACGGAGCTATTCAGTCAGGTACAGAAGCAGCTCTGATTATCAAAGATGAGCTGCAGCCAAAGAAGCTAAACAGTAGGATCTGA
- a CDS encoding uncharacterized protein (EggNog:ENOG41) has product MLVNIGYTIGRKVKFCLSESVSMVDGLTNLLTENSHEVSVFLRDARRVILSHRAAVDKWPLQVYVSALVFAPKNGIIRKTFDGELPAWLFPLPMVNLDWDACAATLEGHDDPVSSVAFSPDGSRVVSGSDWSYDRTD; this is encoded by the exons ATGCTTGTCAATATTGGGTACACTATTGGAAGGAAAGTAAAGTTCTGTTTATCGGAAAGTGTGAGCATGGTAGATGGTCTCACAAACTTACTTACG GAGAACAGCCACGAGGTATCGGTTTTCCTACGAGATGCGCGGCGAGTTATCCTTAGCCACCGCGCTGCTGTTGACAAATGGCCCCTACAAGTTTACGTTTCAGCTCTCGTATTTGCACCTAAGAACGGTATTATCCGAAAGACGTTTGATGGTGAGCTACCAGCCTGGTTATTCCCGCTGCCAATGGTTAATCTGGATTGGGATGCCTGCGCGGCGACGCTCGAGGGGCACGACGACCCGGTGAGCTCAGTGGCCTTCTCGCCCGACGGGAGCCGCGTGGTGTCTGGGTCTGACTGGTCTTACGACCGCACGGACTAG
- a CDS encoding uncharacterized protein (EggNog:ENOG41~TransMembrane:1 (i119-138o)) has product MDTQGSTLNSPGHDDTYKIVFFPATDAVETDKKLNAITSEEDETLQVTLNTANVILEPVQSQSTELVTKQPGVEPCMKPENYVIKPEYLGEAPDYIDCPYCKTRQKTEVRHQSTSQTKLAAAGCFLFCGVIPVFVPFVCNWCADTDHHCESCKSLVAHQPHEGKMEAVLPLVSDGVDSRYHSSQYADMSKQSQQKLEPILAEADTGKL; this is encoded by the exons ATGGACACGCAAGGATCCACTCTCAACTCTCCTGGTCACGATGACACTTATAAAATCGTCTTTTTCCCTGCTACCGACGCAGTAGAGACAGATAAGAAGTTGAATGCTATTACATcagaggaggatgagaccCTTCAGGTGACTCTAAACACAGCAAATGTTATCCTTGAACCTGTCCAATCACAAAGCACAGAGCTCGTGACCAAGCAACCGGGTGTAGAGCCATGCATGAAGCCAGAGAACTATGTTATCAAACCAGAGTACCTTGGGGAAGCTCCTGATTATATCGATTGCCCATACTGCAAAACACGCCAGAAAACTGAAGTTCGCCATCAGTCTACCAGCCAGACAAA acttgcagctgctggctgttttctcttctgtGGCGTCATCCCTGTGTTTGTACCGTTCGTGTGCAATTGGTGCGCTGACACAGATCACCACTGCGAAAGTTGCAAGAGCCTTGTCGCCCACCAACCGCATGAGGGCAAGATGGAGGCTGTATTGCCGCTAGTGTCTGATGGAGTAGACTCTAGGTATCACTCGAGCCAATATGCCGACATGAGCAAGCAATCTCAGCAGAAACTAGAGCCCATACTGGCTGAAGCAGACACTGGAAAGCTATAA